The Euphorbia lathyris chromosome 2, ddEupLath1.1, whole genome shotgun sequence genome includes a window with the following:
- the LOC136216677 gene encoding FCS-Like Zinc finger 3 produces MSFYSQEPHFLEACHLCRKPLGCNSDIFMYRGNTPFCSKECRQEQIEIDEYSSKKKAWKISSSSSSSSSSTRSIRNSDSKEASNKTVRTDTVAVA; encoded by the exons ATGTCTTTCTACTCTCAGGAGCCTCACTTTCTCGAAGCTTGTCATCTCTGCCGGAAACCCCTCGGCTGTAACTCCGACATCTTCATGTACAG AGGGAATACACCGTTCTGTAGCAAGGAGTGCAGGCAAGAACAGATAGAGATAGACGAGTACTCTTCGAAGAAGAAGGCCTGGAAAATTTCCTcatcctcttcttcttcgtcttcttccaCTAGATCTATCAGGAATTCCGATTCGAAGGAGGCTTCGAACAAAACTGTACGTACAGACACAGTTGCCGTTGCTTAA